In Cyprinus carpio isolate SPL01 chromosome B7, ASM1834038v1, whole genome shotgun sequence, a genomic segment contains:
- the si:dkey-181f22.4 gene encoding LOW QUALITY PROTEIN: receptor-interacting serine/threonine-protein kinase 2 (The sequence of the model RefSeq protein was modified relative to this genomic sequence to represent the inferred CDS: substituted 1 base at 1 genomic stop codon): MHLVEQSLRIPAGMKSTESRGTAQASHLQMIDEKDLRDVVLVRTSVGACLRGHFGRTGRKVAVKLIKDSKWIDRLKKEGMLGRVCSEEVLVPLGLYTTHSLVGLVWDWMTEGSLDSLLHESDMFPELSMALCLRILLDVSKGLAHLHAIPLPHGEHKSTKVPQNQHNFTNLCDWGQEINMHLTTSDGRGPYYRDLAYVSPEVIQGAVPSVEADVYSFGVLLWETLNRKRPCEGIDQLQTKLXLGLEVDLLPPMTPQSHALTQLKIRCLNNEPQKRPSAEECAVVLRTALAVFDPQTLTEAVLHLKTCKERRLLSCKMRSSWELPIELHNLEDNNCKSTTKNWNSKVIPHNETLPVSSPNAKVKAPLPIGTRGCPQIGCCRDTGKSSVQSNNSCNDHGFTQINVRPGVPQRQSSTSLRFPCVSPTAIFQSNPQNNAGNHVKCQLSAGRSCCQLLQERREAIVRCMTEGRLNNLLDVLRARQAVTREMYEIITASLTLTARTRCLLDICACLGENVAILVATTLGLVSTENAQSTNRWQAG, from the exons ATGCATCTAGTTGAGCAGTCTCTCAGAATCCCGGCAGGGATGAAATCGACTGAGTCCAGAGGAACGGCTCAGGCCAGTCATCTGCAGATGATTGATGAGAAAGACTTACGCGATGTAGTTTTGGTCCGAACGAGTGTAGGTGCGTGTTTGCGAGGACATTTCGGGAGGACAGGGCGCAAAGTGGCCGTCAAGTTAATCAAGGATAG TAAATGGATTGACAGGTTAAAGAAAGAAGGAATGCTGGGTCGGGTGTGTTCTGAGGAAGTTTTAGTCCCACTGGGTTTGTACACAACCCACTCTCTGGTTGGGCTGGTGTGGGACTGGATGACTGAAGGATCTCTAGATTCACTACTGCATGAG TCAGACATGTTTCCAGAGCTTTCAATGGCTCTTTGTCTTCGGATCCTTTTGGACGTTTCTAAAGGTTTAGCTCATCTCCATGCTATTCCTCTGCCTCATGGAGAACATAAATCCACTAAAGTTCCTCAAAACCAACATAACTTTACCAAT TTGTGTGACTGGGGTCAAGAGATAAACATGCACTTGACCACCTCTGATGGCCGTGGGCCATACTACAGAGATCTGGCCTATGTGTCTCCTGAAGTCATACAAGGCGCTGTTCCTTCTGTAGAAGCAGACGTATATAG TTTTGGGGTTCTTCTCTGGGAAACGTTGAATAGAAAGCGTCCATGTGAAG GTATTGATCAGCTTCAGACCAAACTGTAGCTTGGTTTGGAGGTTGACCTTCTGCCGCCAATGACACCTCAAAGCCATGCCCTCACCCAACTCAAAATTAGATGCTTGAACAATGAACCTCAAAAACGACCATCAGCTGAGG AGTGTGCAGTGGTTCTAAGGACAGCTTTGGCAGTGTTTGATCCACAGACTTTAACCGAAGCTGTTCTTCACCTGAAAACATGCAAG GAGAGGAGGCTACTGAGCTGTAAAATGCGCTCATCCTGGGAGTTGCCTATTGAGCTACATAACCTAGAG GACAATAATTGCAAAAGTACCACAAAAAATTGGAACTCCAAGGTGATTCCTCACAATGAAACTCTGCCAGTGTCTTCACCGAATGCAAAAGTAAAGGCCCCTCTGCCAATTGGAACAAGAGGTTGTCCTCAGATTGGATGTTGTAGGG ATACTGGCAAAAGTTCGGTCCAATCCAATAACTCATGCAATGATCATGGTTTCACTCAGATTAATGTACGTCCCGGAGTTCCCCAGAGACAGAGCTCTACATCTTTAAGATTCCCATGTGTTTCCCCCACAGCGATATTTCAGAGTAACCCACAAAACAACGCTGGCAACCACG TTAAATGTCAGCTGTCTGCGGGACGGAGCTGTTGCCAACTTCTGCAAGAAAGACGGGAGGCCATTGTTCGCTGCATGACTGAGGGACGACTCAACAACCTACTTGATGTGTTGCGGGCTAGACAGGCTGTGACCCGTGAGATGTACGAGATCATCACTGCAAGCCTGACCTTGACTGCACGCACGCGCTGTTTGCTTGATATCTGTGCCTGCCTTGGTGAAAATGTTGCTATCTTGGTGGCCACGACTTTAGGTTTAGTATCCACTGAAAATGCTCAATCCACCAATAGGTGGCAGGCTGGTTAA
- the adgrg1 gene encoding LOW QUALITY PROTEIN: adhesion G-protein coupled receptor G1 (The sequence of the model RefSeq protein was modified relative to this genomic sequence to represent the inferred CDS: substituted 2 bases at 2 genomic stop codons): MEQNPKSVRMWIITCLLFILGQGKNDRDFKMCGTWRHGNASRNLKYDLKTGCKEIEISANESTLSVQGSITATCTRSSSIPLKSNPLQNQSNFCVFWEPLLDLLIVQTKXNKKNLRESHGLQGNCCTDLSQGNHKNAALYGIVNGSIHGDTIRYDVMEKYTFRGDTINCKKKFCDEASKKPNGAKMIEEVVMKSNKTGRVDLPCAQSTVIEMKEGFTGLSLTLPVPQTVPPNMIPSVYLPSCLKSQSRNTSKVVCTYYQNKTLFQGGSSDVVLLDDIVGLSVENEIIKNLPERVRIRFHHSALPLNHSRRCVSWDTRKNNEVTWRYDGCYTVKIHDTETECCCNHLTYFAILVQVEQKATVRHLKALNYITALCCALTXLISCSVKFYWSLYSKRGKKTQTSLVHRGLVVAIFLLCLFFILTGTLANVGNKNICKITGSLLHYALLSTLCWMAMEVFHTFLLIRKVFNSTIPTWIFYLVGFGLPVLLVGILLLIQDIYKVDIYGEREIVPSDDVNNPYRMCWMLENEKSLLAHYIINVGLLAVVVSSGSVMLFLVVREIRNRPDWKKIHVAFLSIWGLTCLFGTTWGLGFLDFGPLSEAILFLFCIINSLQGFFLMLRYYALERMKKKDRSISDENISISKKHHITHTQKKS, encoded by the exons ATGGAGCAAAATCCAAAGTCTGTAAGAATGTGGATAATCACCTGCCTTTTGTTCATTTTGGGTCAAGGTAAG AATGACAGAGACTTTAAGATGTGTGGAACATGGCGCCATGGCAATGCATCCCGAAATCTGAAATATGATTTGAAAACAGGCTGTAAAGAAATTGAGATTTCAGCCAATGAGAGCACACTCTCAGTTCAGGGCAGTATCACAGCCACGTGCACGCGATCTTCATCCATTCCTCTAAAATCAAACCCTCTTCAAAATCAAAGTAATTTCTGTGTGTTCTGGGAGCCGCTGCTGGACCTGCTGATAGTCCAgaccaaatgaaataaaaaaaacctgcgtGAATCACATGGCCTTCAAGGAAACTGCTGCACTGACCTCTCACAAGGAAATCACAAAAATGCTGCTTTGTATGGTATTGTAAATGGCAGCATCCACGGTGATACCATCAGATATGATGTCatggaaaaatatacatttcGAGGAGACACAATCAACTGCA AGAAAAAATTCTGTGATGAGGCAAGTAAGAAGCCCAATGGAGCAAAGAT gataGAGGAAGTAGTGATGAAATCCAATAAAACAGGTCGTGTGGATCTACCTTGTGCTCAGAGCACAGTCATTGAGATGAAAGAGGGCTTCACAGGACTCAGTTTAACTCTGCCA GTTCCTCAAACTGTACCACCAAACATGATACCCTCCGTTTATCTTCCCTCCTGTCTGAAATCCCAATCAAGGAACACATCCAAAGTGGTGTGTACTTACTACCAAAACAAGACCTTGTTCCAg GGGGGATCGTCTGATGTAGTTCTTCTGGATGACATAGTTGGACTCTCTGTGGAGAACGAGATCATCAAAAACCTCCCAGAACGTGTCAGAATCAGGTTTCATCACTCTGCTCTCCCA CTTAACCATTCTAGAAGATGTGTTTCATGGGACACAAGAAAAA ATAATGAAGTGACCTGGAGATATGACGGCTGTTATACTGTTAAAATCCACGACACAGAGACAGAATGTTGCTGTAATCATCTCACATACTTTGCTATTCTTGTG CAAGTGGAACAGAAGGCTACAGTTCGCCATCTAAAGGCTCTGAATTACATCACCGCTCTGTGCTGTGCCCTTACCTAACTTATCT cttGTTCAGTGAAATTCTATTG gtctctgtatTCCAAAAGAGGGAAGAAAACCCAGACCTCACTGGTTCACCGTGGTCTAGTGGTGGCGATATTTCTTCTGTGCTTGTTCTTCATTCTAACTGGTACACTGGCCAATGtaggaaataaaaacatttgtaagatAACAGGGTCCCTTCTGCATTATGCGCTGCTTAGTACCCTCTGCTGGATGGCCATGGAAGTGTTTCACACATTCTTGCTGATCCGCAAGGTGTTCAACTCAACTATCCCGACATGGATATTTTACTTGGTAGGCTTTG GTCTCCCGGTTCTGCTGGTCGGTATTCTGCTCTTGATACAGGATATTTATAAGGTGGATATTTATGGCGAAAGGGAGATTGTACCAAGTGATGATGTCAACAATCCTTACCGCAT GTGCTGGATGTTGGAGAATGAAAAGAGCCTGTTGGCTCATTACATCATAAATGTTGGCTTACTAGCTGTTGTGGTGAGCTCTGGATCAGTCATGCTTTTCCTTGTGGTGAGGGAGATCCGCAACCGACCTGACTGGAAGAAGATTCATGTGGCTTTTCTCAGTATATGGGGTCTCACCTGTCTGTTTGGCACAACATGGGGCCTGGGTTTCCTGGATTTTGGCCCCCTGTCAGAGGCCATTCTCTTCCTCTTCTGTATTATCAATTCCTTACAAG GATTTTTTCTCATGCTGCGATACTATGCTCTTGAACGGATGAAAAAGAAAGATAGGTCCATTTCGGATGAGAACATCTCTATATCCAAAAAACaccatattacacacacacaaaaaaagagttAA